One segment of Sesamum indicum cultivar Zhongzhi No. 13 linkage group LG4, S_indicum_v1.0, whole genome shotgun sequence DNA contains the following:
- the LOC105160261 gene encoding 60S ribosomal protein L9-1, with translation MKTILSSDTMDIPDGIKITVKAKLIQVEGPRGKLSRDFKHLSLDFQLITDDATGKKKLKVDAWFGSRKTTAAIRTALSHVSNLINGVTKGYRYKMRFVYAHFPINASITNSGTAIEIRNFLGEKRVRKVDMLEGVTVVRSEKVKDELVLEGNDIELVSRSAALINQKCHVKKKDIRKFLDGIYVSEKGSMAEDE, from the exons ATGAAGACAATTCTCTCCTCCGACACCATGGATATTCCCGACGGCATCAAGATCACTGTCAAGGCCAAATTGATCCAAGTCGAAGGTCCCAGGGGTAAGCTTTCGCGTGATTTCAAGCATTTGAGCCTCGATTTCCAGCTCATTACCGACGACGCTACCGGAAAGAAGAAGCTCAAGGTTGATGCTTGGTTCGGTAGCCGGAAGACAACCGCCGCCATTCGCACCGCCCTCAGCCACGTTTCCAATCTCATTAATGGCGTTACTAAAGGTTACCGCTACAAGATGCGCTTTGTTTACGCTCACTTTCCGATTAACGCGTCTATCACCAATAGCGGGACCGCCATTGAGATCCGTAACTTCCTTGGCGAGAAGAGG GTGAGGAAGGTGGATATGCTTGAAGGGGTTACAGTAGTGCGATCTGAGAAGGTTAAGGATGAATTAGTTTTGGAAGGGAATGACATTGAGCTTGTTTCTCGATCTGCTGCCTTGATAAATCAG AAATGCCATGTAAAGAAGAAGGATATTAGGAAATTCCTCGACGGTATCTATGTGAGTGAGAAGGGATCCATGGCTGAGGATGAATGA